In Marivirga salinae, a single window of DNA contains:
- the porV gene encoding type IX secretion system outer membrane channel protein PorV, which translates to MRAAKLIFITAITFFSSAAIGQISSPPSTTVSGQDAERNVITTAMPFLLISPDSRSAGMGDVGVALSADANAMQWNAARLAFVENEIGASISYSPWLRSINVDDMSISYLSGYYKITKEQVVGISMKYFDLGNIFFTDDGSTGTDFSPKDFSISAAYSRKLSDNLSASLTGKFVRSNLFGNYTNNNTSSPSPATALGVDLGVFYTKELLFSGRDSEFSSGLQIANISNKVSYSGDDNEQFLPINMKIGTAFTTSLDAYNKLTIALDFNKLMVPTPIEGDTTNATLLEGMFGSFSDAPGGFQEEMREISISSGIEYTYNNVFAVRTGYFYEHFTKGGRQYFTAGVGFRYQVLGLDFSYLIPTTQNNPLAETLRFTAVFKFEDMGIAKASVTE; encoded by the coding sequence ATGCGAGCAGCAAAATTAATATTTATTACCGCTATAACGTTTTTTTCTAGCGCAGCAATAGGACAAATAAGTAGTCCTCCATCCACAACAGTTTCAGGGCAAGATGCCGAAAGAAACGTAATTACTACCGCTATGCCATTTCTATTAATCTCTCCTGATTCACGCTCAGCCGGTATGGGAGATGTGGGAGTAGCGCTTTCAGCTGATGCTAATGCTATGCAATGGAATGCAGCACGTTTAGCTTTTGTAGAAAATGAAATAGGAGCTTCGATTTCTTATTCTCCATGGCTTAGAAGTATAAATGTGGATGATATGTCGATCTCATATCTAAGTGGATATTACAAAATAACCAAAGAACAGGTGGTAGGTATATCTATGAAATACTTTGATTTAGGAAACATATTCTTTACTGATGATGGTAGTACAGGAACAGATTTCTCACCTAAAGATTTTTCAATTTCTGCCGCTTATTCAAGAAAATTAAGTGATAATTTAAGTGCCTCACTTACAGGTAAATTTGTTCGTTCCAATTTATTCGGTAATTATACAAATAATAACACTTCTAGCCCTAGCCCTGCTACAGCCTTGGGGGTTGATTTAGGTGTTTTTTATACTAAAGAGCTTTTATTTAGTGGTCGTGATTCGGAGTTTTCTTCTGGATTACAAATTGCCAATATTTCTAATAAAGTTTCTTACAGTGGAGATGATAACGAGCAATTCCTTCCAATAAATATGAAAATTGGTACAGCATTTACCACATCCTTGGATGCTTACAACAAACTAACCATAGCATTGGATTTTAATAAATTGATGGTGCCAACACCTATTGAAGGAGATACGACAAATGCCACTTTGTTAGAAGGAATGTTTGGATCCTTTAGTGATGCTCCTGGTGGATTTCAAGAAGAGATGAGAGAAATCTCCATTTCATCTGGTATTGAATACACCTACAATAATGTATTTGCTGTAAGAACTGGATATTTTTATGAACATTTCACCAAAGGTGGTCGACAGTATTTTACGGCTGGTGTGGGATTCCGCTATCAAGTTTTAGGCCTTGATTTTTCTTATTTAATTCCTACAACTCAAAACAATCCTCTGGCCGAAACGCTTAGGTTTACAGCAGTATTTAAGTTTGAAGATATGGGGATTGCAAAAGCTTCTGTAACTGAATAA
- a CDS encoding M16 family metallopeptidase, producing MLNRQVAPDSFILKDLALTKPEIKELSNGLSVHIIQDDTNPVLKIDVLFAAGKVNDEKPGQSLICAKVMVEGTKSYPGSELQELLDHYGAHLDVSVDYDYTTVSLLCLKEHVNLLLPVLKSAITEPLFDAEDFEKIKLQLLQKIRVNNQKNALIATKSLRKKLLNGTPYSTTLEEDHLNNITKDDIENYFNQYFALQPEIIVAGDFDEDVFNYIEEHFVMLEFSSLDSDYESKLSPIIEDDLIKREGSVQASIRMGAITIPRTHPDYYDLSIANEIFGGYFGSRLMKNIREDKGYTYGIYSVLINYKHLDYHVIGADVKIEHIEDTVAEVYKEMEELKTNPVPEEEIETIKNYMLGKIASSLDTVFHQSENYKVKLSEGADYLDYFDAYVNSIRNITADRILEISKKYFSEKYCVVKVA from the coding sequence ATGCTCAATAGACAAGTAGCTCCTGATTCCTTTATTTTAAAAGATTTGGCATTGACTAAACCCGAAATTAAGGAATTGTCCAATGGGTTGTCTGTTCATATTATACAGGATGACACTAACCCAGTTTTAAAAATTGATGTTCTTTTTGCCGCTGGAAAGGTAAACGATGAAAAACCAGGTCAATCTTTAATTTGTGCTAAAGTCATGGTTGAAGGTACTAAGAGCTATCCGGGTAGTGAGCTCCAAGAACTATTAGATCATTATGGTGCGCATTTAGATGTATCTGTTGACTATGATTATACCACAGTTAGCCTGCTGTGCCTGAAAGAGCATGTTAATTTGCTATTGCCAGTATTGAAAAGTGCCATTACCGAACCTCTATTTGACGCTGAAGATTTTGAGAAAATTAAACTTCAACTATTGCAGAAAATTAGAGTGAATAATCAAAAAAATGCTCTTATTGCCACTAAAAGCCTTAGAAAAAAACTTTTAAACGGAACTCCATATTCCACCACTTTAGAAGAAGATCATTTAAATAATATTACTAAGGACGATATTGAGAATTATTTTAATCAATATTTTGCATTGCAGCCTGAAATAATAGTAGCAGGAGATTTTGATGAAGATGTTTTTAATTATATTGAAGAGCATTTTGTTATGCTAGAATTCTCAAGTCTTGATTCTGATTATGAAAGTAAATTATCTCCGATTATAGAGGATGATTTAATTAAGCGAGAAGGTTCAGTTCAGGCTTCTATCAGAATGGGAGCTATTACTATCCCACGTACTCATCCTGATTATTATGACTTATCCATTGCAAATGAAATTTTCGGTGGCTATTTCGGCTCTCGTTTAATGAAAAACATAAGAGAGGATAAGGGTTATACTTATGGCATTTATTCGGTTTTAATAAATTATAAACATTTGGATTATCATGTTATCGGAGCAGATGTGAAAATTGAACACATTGAAGATACTGTAGCTGAAGTTTATAAGGAAATGGAGGAATTAAAGACCAATCCTGTTCCTGAGGAAGAAATTGAAACGATAAAAAACTATATGCTAGGTAAAATTGCTAGCAGTCTAGATACTGTATTTCATCAGTCAGAAAATTATAAAGTAAAACTTTCTGAGGGAGCTGATTATTTAGACTATTTCGATGCCTATGTTAATAGCATCCGTAATATCACAGCTGATCGCATTTTGGAAATCAGTAAAAAATATTTCTCTGAGAAGTACTGTGTGGTGAAAGTAGCTTAA
- a CDS encoding MBL fold metallo-hydrolase yields the protein MINIKQFVFNPFMENTYVVYDDSKNAAIIDPGCYEGYEQDELVNFIKSEGLNVQQLINTHCHIDHVLGNAFVKDKFGVELYMHEKDLPILEAVPSYSAAYGFANYQPSQPDHFLKEGDIHKIGDIEFEVLFLPGHAPGHIGFMNEKEKVFIGGDVLFDGSIGRTDLPGGDHDTLISSIQNKLFKYHDDVKVYCGHGPETTLGKEKATNPFCAIK from the coding sequence ATGATAAACATAAAGCAATTTGTTTTTAATCCTTTTATGGAAAATACCTATGTGGTGTATGATGACAGTAAAAATGCCGCAATTATTGATCCAGGATGTTATGAGGGTTACGAGCAAGATGAGTTGGTGAATTTTATTAAATCTGAAGGGCTAAATGTTCAGCAATTAATTAATACTCATTGTCATATTGACCATGTTTTAGGCAATGCTTTTGTGAAAGATAAGTTTGGAGTGGAATTATATATGCACGAAAAGGACTTACCAATTTTAGAAGCCGTTCCTAGTTATTCAGCTGCTTATGGTTTTGCAAATTATCAACCTAGCCAACCCGATCACTTTTTAAAAGAAGGCGATATTCATAAAATCGGTGATATTGAATTTGAAGTTTTATTCTTGCCAGGGCATGCTCCAGGTCATATTGGTTTTATGAATGAAAAGGAAAAAGTTTTTATAGGTGGAGATGTATTGTTTGATGGAAGCATTGGAAGAACAGATCTTCCTGGTGGCGATCATGATACCTTGATCAGCAGCATCCAAAATAAATTGTTCAAATATCATGATGATGTTAAAGTATATTGTGGACATGGCCCTGAAACGACATTGGGAAAAGAAAAAGCTACAAATCCATTTTGCGCTATAAAATAA
- a CDS encoding YicC/YloC family endoribonuclease translates to MIKSMTGFGIAEAQNDNINVEVEIKTLNSKFLDLSLKLPKVINAKEIEVRNLITKALIRGKASVSISISKKNKQLALPNIDQDLFAAYLDKLSELEELNGRKFQDIMKMSLEAPEIIKYEDDQLTEDDQLLIIDTLKNALEKCNDFRDTEGKTVSDILAGYINTISEKLEIAKEIEPKRMEKIRTRLQNNIKELTLSVDYDQERLEQELIYYSEKLDVNEEVERLSIHLKYFLDTLKSKAESHGKKLGFISQEIGREINTLGSKANDSDLQEQVIQMKEELEKIKEQSLNVL, encoded by the coding sequence ATGATCAAATCAATGACTGGCTTTGGCATTGCTGAGGCACAAAACGATAACATTAACGTTGAGGTAGAAATTAAAACCCTCAATTCTAAATTTTTAGACTTATCCTTAAAGCTTCCTAAAGTTATAAATGCTAAAGAAATTGAGGTTCGGAATTTAATAACCAAAGCGCTCATTAGGGGAAAGGCTTCTGTTTCTATTAGTATTTCCAAAAAGAATAAGCAATTGGCTTTGCCCAATATAGATCAAGACCTCTTTGCAGCTTATTTGGACAAACTTTCGGAATTAGAGGAATTGAATGGAAGAAAATTCCAAGATATTATGAAAATGTCATTGGAAGCTCCTGAAATCATAAAATATGAGGATGATCAACTGACTGAGGATGATCAACTATTGATTATTGACACGTTGAAAAATGCATTGGAAAAATGTAATGACTTCAGAGATACGGAAGGCAAAACGGTTAGCGATATTTTAGCAGGCTATATCAATACAATTTCTGAAAAATTAGAGATAGCCAAGGAAATTGAGCCGAAAAGAATGGAGAAAATCCGCACCCGACTGCAAAACAACATTAAAGAATTAACCCTATCTGTAGATTACGATCAAGAAAGATTAGAGCAGGAATTAATCTACTATTCGGAAAAACTGGATGTAAACGAAGAAGTAGAACGCTTATCTATTCACCTTAAATATTTCTTAGACACACTCAAAAGTAAGGCCGAATCTCACGGTAAAAAATTGGGCTTTATTAGTCAGGAAATCGGTAGGGAGATCAATACTTTAGGCTCCAAAGCCAATGATTCTGATTTGCAAGAGCAGGTTATTCAAATGAAGGAAGAGCTGGAGAAGATAAAGGAACAGAGTTTGAATGTTTTGTAA
- the porU gene encoding type IX secretion system sortase PorU, producing MKFFLSLILTISVLHNLSSQSVLEKEGLIKVATLKEGVHKIDLTFIESTGLNAQEIDPNQIQVYGMPGGHIPQSNAVDYPFDPQAIPVKIEANQNSIFESDEVVYFYADAVRNINFDFEEDNYQYSNNLYSDSLYFFIDFNATDTSPIEILDSNEAQADLIIDWYDAIYFHEIDKTNILRSGRKWFGESFSVNKTQDFSFELSNELSQSREIALTTQYMAQTYNSANLNIRLNEFDLASEALPTVSDFTIFPYRKKGEIVKNHSTITTSLLSGSEMNVQISHEALGSGRSDGYLDYLFLTVPEKLTLHDKQIVIRNKNFQNNGVYQLKFEGLNSSHSVWDVTDLMNYKELNVDNQSYIFSQSTELKERKFVVFEKSTAFELSFVREINSQSLKNNNSPDYLIIAHDNFAQEATKLADFRRSHNGYAVEVAPVSKIFNEFGSGRRDVSAIRNYIRYFYQKNPDKLKYVLMLGASSYDYKDRVTDNTNLVPVYQSRNSLHPVFTYASDDFYGFMEATEGIWEEESNNIDDVDIGIGRITAKSVNEARDVIQKIIHYESSPQVFDKWRNDLYFIADDEDGNLHHRDSEVLSEYVIDNFGFYNINKLYLGAYEQEVFASTQRSPKMREAINNMVDKGALIVNYIGHGSENSWTNEAILNKSMVDDWNNLDRLPLFVTATCEYGRFDNPNVVSGAQEMLLKKDGGAIALLTTSRPVESSSNATLNQAFFANVFKSEGGSPQKLGDIIRNTKNSGIVGVKNRNFILLGDPAVTLAEPKNNLRIEEVVNENGNTDTLNSMAKITVSGIVENSSGQKLTNFIGELTAELYDKPVESNTIDPAENEFEFLTYNQVLYRGKSTVNNGDFDFTFYVPKEINYAIDNGKFSLYAKQEGSLEDASGFNDHFLIGGSNLMTNQDNVGPDIDIFLNDRAFVNGGKTGSNVELIIDLFDEHGISIANSSINPGITLSIDGNSEVKLNDFFYYNLDSYQEGSLSYSISNLSEGNHYLTVTALDVFNNMSKSTIDFEVVGNNQISILNFTMFPNPASEEVNFRLRQNRKNENVEFSYQILNNQGQLIYSHSYQTNDDFRQDVWNLKDSNGRKLSPGIYFVRVFLRSVEDNAKTDQFKKLIVIN from the coding sequence ATGAAATTCTTTCTAAGTTTAATATTGACCATTTCTGTTCTTCATAACTTAAGCAGCCAATCTGTTTTAGAAAAAGAAGGGCTTATTAAAGTTGCTACTTTAAAGGAGGGAGTTCATAAAATTGATTTGACTTTTATTGAGTCTACTGGTTTAAATGCGCAAGAAATTGATCCAAACCAAATTCAAGTTTATGGTATGCCTGGTGGCCATATTCCGCAATCCAATGCAGTGGATTATCCTTTTGATCCTCAAGCAATTCCAGTAAAAATTGAAGCAAACCAAAATAGCATTTTTGAATCAGATGAAGTAGTATATTTTTATGCTGATGCAGTTCGAAATATTAATTTTGATTTTGAAGAAGATAACTATCAATATAGCAATAATCTATACAGCGATTCTTTATATTTTTTTATAGATTTTAATGCAACTGATACAAGTCCAATAGAAATATTGGATTCAAACGAAGCTCAAGCGGATTTAATTATTGATTGGTATGATGCAATTTATTTCCATGAAATAGATAAAACCAATATTTTAAGATCAGGAAGAAAATGGTTTGGCGAATCATTTAGCGTGAATAAAACTCAGGACTTTTCATTTGAATTGTCAAATGAATTGTCACAATCCAGAGAAATTGCGCTTACCACACAATATATGGCGCAAACCTATAACTCAGCTAATTTGAATATCAGATTAAATGAATTTGACTTAGCTTCTGAAGCATTGCCCACCGTTTCTGATTTTACCATTTTTCCTTATAGAAAGAAAGGAGAAATTGTAAAAAACCATTCTACTATCACAACATCACTTTTATCTGGTAGCGAGATGAACGTTCAAATTTCCCATGAAGCTTTAGGTTCAGGCAGATCTGATGGATATTTAGATTATCTCTTTCTTACTGTGCCAGAAAAGCTAACTCTCCATGATAAGCAGATTGTCATAAGAAATAAAAATTTTCAGAATAATGGTGTTTATCAATTGAAATTTGAAGGCTTGAATTCTTCTCATTCAGTTTGGGATGTAACTGATTTGATGAATTATAAAGAATTAAATGTTGATAATCAGAGCTATATTTTTTCTCAATCAACTGAATTGAAGGAAAGAAAATTTGTGGTTTTTGAGAAATCTACAGCATTTGAGTTGTCTTTCGTTAGAGAAATTAACTCTCAAAGTTTAAAGAATAACAATAGTCCCGATTATCTGATAATCGCTCATGATAATTTTGCTCAAGAGGCGACTAAATTAGCTGATTTCAGAAGAAGTCACAATGGCTATGCTGTTGAAGTAGCCCCAGTGAGTAAGATTTTTAATGAATTTGGTTCAGGAAGAAGAGATGTCTCAGCTATTAGAAACTACATAAGATATTTTTATCAGAAGAATCCTGATAAATTGAAATATGTCTTAATGTTGGGTGCCTCTTCATACGACTATAAAGATAGAGTAACCGATAATACTAATTTGGTTCCTGTTTATCAATCTAGAAACTCATTGCATCCGGTATTCACTTATGCTTCTGATGATTTTTACGGTTTTATGGAAGCAACTGAAGGTATTTGGGAGGAGGAATCTAATAATATTGATGATGTTGATATAGGAATAGGCAGGATTACAGCAAAATCAGTAAATGAAGCTAGGGATGTAATCCAGAAAATCATTCATTATGAGAGCAGTCCTCAAGTATTTGATAAATGGAGAAATGATTTATATTTCATTGCTGATGATGAAGATGGAAATTTACATCATAGAGATTCTGAAGTATTAAGCGAATATGTAATTGATAATTTCGGTTTTTACAATATCAACAAACTCTATTTAGGTGCCTACGAACAAGAAGTTTTTGCAAGTACTCAACGATCTCCTAAAATGCGAGAAGCCATTAATAATATGGTAGATAAAGGGGCTTTGATAGTAAATTATATTGGTCATGGTTCGGAAAATAGCTGGACGAATGAAGCAATACTGAATAAGAGTATGGTTGATGATTGGAATAATTTAGATCGATTGCCATTATTCGTTACAGCCACTTGTGAATACGGAAGATTTGATAATCCTAATGTAGTTTCTGGTGCTCAAGAAATGTTATTAAAGAAGGACGGAGGTGCCATAGCATTGCTCACGACTTCTCGTCCTGTTGAATCAAGCTCAAATGCCACTCTCAATCAAGCCTTTTTTGCAAATGTCTTTAAGTCGGAGGGAGGAAGCCCTCAAAAGCTGGGAGATATTATAAGAAATACTAAAAATTCAGGGATAGTAGGCGTGAAGAATAGAAATTTCATTCTTTTGGGTGATCCTGCAGTAACATTGGCAGAACCTAAAAATAATCTTAGAATTGAAGAAGTTGTCAATGAAAATGGAAACACCGATACTTTAAATAGTATGGCTAAAATTACAGTTAGTGGAATTGTAGAGAATTCCTCAGGACAAAAGTTAACTAACTTCATAGGAGAATTAACAGCTGAACTTTATGATAAGCCAGTAGAAAGTAATACAATTGATCCTGCCGAAAACGAATTTGAATTCTTGACTTATAATCAAGTATTATACAGAGGAAAATCCACTGTAAATAATGGAGATTTTGATTTCACTTTTTATGTCCCTAAAGAGATTAATTATGCAATAGATAATGGAAAATTTAGTTTATATGCTAAGCAGGAGGGAAGTTTGGAAGATGCCAGTGGATTTAATGATCATTTTCTGATAGGCGGGAGTAACCTAATGACCAATCAAGACAATGTTGGACCTGATATAGATATATTTTTAAATGATCGAGCTTTCGTAAATGGAGGAAAAACGGGCAGTAATGTGGAGTTGATAATTGATTTATTTGATGAACATGGAATAAGTATAGCCAATAGTAGCATCAATCCTGGTATTACGCTATCTATCGATGGGAATAGTGAAGTTAAGCTTAATGATTTCTTCTATTATAATCTTGATTCATATCAGGAAGGATCCTTAAGTTATAGTATTTCAAATTTGTCAGAGGGTAATCATTATTTAACTGTTACTGCGCTTGATGTATTTAACAATATGTCAAAATCAACAATAGATTTTGAAGTGGTTGGGAACAATCAAATTTCAATTTTGAATTTCACTATGTTTCCAAATCCGGCTTCTGAAGAAGTAAATTTCAGGTTAAGACAAAATAGAAAAAATGAGAATGTAGAATTCAGTTATCAAATACTAAATAATCAAGGACAATTAATATATTCGCACAGCTATCAGACAAATGACGACTTTCGACAGGATGTTTGGAATTTAAAAGATAGTAATGGAAGAAAACTTTCACCTGGAATATATTTTGTCAGGGTATTTCTACGTTCTGTAGAAGATAATGCAAAAACTGACCAATTTAAAAAGCTAATTGTAATCAATTAA
- a CDS encoding YkgJ family cysteine cluster protein: MTIKHKVLAVEKLFKRLDNEIAEFRKESGIYCFSGCGKCCNKTDIEASPLEFLPLAFHWFSEGKADEMLQKLEKNQSLNCMVYQPLSVVDQNHGHCGEYQYRGLICRLFGYGAGKDKYGQLRMVTCKLIKENQVENYEKAVEMLKSNSTVPVFSDYYQKLMQIDFRLAKDMLPINEAIQAALEAVMQYYAYRAFPVREGVA; encoded by the coding sequence ATGACAATCAAACATAAAGTTTTAGCGGTTGAAAAGTTATTCAAACGCCTTGATAATGAGATAGCTGAATTCAGAAAAGAATCAGGTATTTATTGTTTTTCTGGTTGCGGTAAATGTTGTAATAAAACCGATATTGAAGCCTCACCACTTGAGTTTCTTCCTTTAGCATTCCACTGGTTTTCCGAGGGCAAAGCAGATGAAATGCTACAAAAGTTAGAAAAAAATCAATCTCTTAACTGCATGGTCTATCAACCGCTTTCTGTTGTCGATCAAAATCATGGACATTGTGGCGAGTATCAATACAGAGGGTTGATATGTAGACTTTTCGGATATGGTGCTGGAAAGGATAAATATGGTCAACTTCGAATGGTCACCTGTAAATTAATCAAGGAAAATCAAGTGGAGAACTACGAGAAAGCTGTGGAAATGCTAAAATCAAATTCTACAGTTCCAGTATTTTCTGATTATTACCAAAAGTTAATGCAAATAGATTTCCGATTGGCAAAAGATATGCTGCCTATTAATGAAGCTATTCAAGCAGCTCTAGAAGCGGTAATGCAATATTATGCTTACAGAGCTTTTCCTGTTAGGGAAGGGGTGGCTTAA
- the pssA gene encoding CDP-diacylglycerol--serine O-phosphatidyltransferase — protein sequence MIKKNIPNIITAANLFTGAVGVYFASQFEFEWVAFCIVLAAVFDFLDGMLARLLKVHSEIGKQLDSLADMVTFGFLPSYVLFQFLQMNDAGILSFTAFLIAVFSAFRLAKFNIDTRQSEEFIGLPTPANALFLGFLFFLMDVEMLGFLFETPALLTISVVFSLLLVAELPMIALKFKNFSIKENIFRYLTIIMAIILISIFQFSAIPVVILLYILLSMIKFTLFPRI from the coding sequence ATGATAAAAAAGAATATTCCAAATATCATTACTGCCGCAAATCTTTTCACAGGTGCTGTGGGAGTTTATTTTGCTAGCCAATTTGAATTTGAATGGGTGGCTTTTTGCATTGTTTTAGCAGCTGTATTTGATTTTTTGGATGGCATGCTTGCCCGGTTGCTCAAAGTTCATTCTGAAATAGGGAAACAATTAGATTCCTTGGCTGATATGGTGACTTTTGGCTTTTTGCCCTCTTATGTTTTATTCCAATTCTTGCAAATGAATGATGCGGGTATTTTGAGTTTCACTGCTTTTCTAATTGCTGTATTTTCTGCTTTTAGATTAGCGAAATTTAATATAGATACACGCCAATCAGAAGAGTTTATAGGTTTACCTACACCAGCGAATGCCTTGTTTTTGGGATTTCTGTTTTTTTTAATGGATGTTGAAATGCTAGGATTTTTATTTGAAACGCCTGCTTTACTTACTATTTCAGTTGTTTTTTCACTATTATTAGTCGCTGAACTTCCAATGATAGCGTTGAAATTTAAAAATTTTAGTATAAAAGAGAATATTTTCAGGTATCTCACTATCATTATGGCCATTATTTTAATCAGTATATTTCAATTTTCTGCCATACCTGTCGTTATTCTGCTTTACATTTTATTATCAATGATTAAGTTTACTTTATTTCCTAGAATTTAA
- a CDS encoding NAD(P)/FAD-dependent oxidoreductase: protein MKVDFIIVGHGLASVAVVEHLRKHNSSFVVFSDENPNSSSKVAAGLYNPVTGRKMKQTWLADQLFPYLEEFYGDLEKSLNAEFLHKKAIYRPFLSLEDQNDWMAKQNTDNYFIKKTFTQSQYPKFIADDFGGLLLNRSGFLDVKEMLDQHKEKLIEDGQFINEKLEYEKLEVKENQIFYNDIESEKIIFCDGPLSHNPFFDWLPTAPVKGEILHIKMGETLPEDVIFNRGVFLVKNPQHDYYRVGATYEWKNLDYEPTEKAKKQLTDKLDDLLNVNYTIVDQVAGIRPASKDRRPLIGNHPERKNVFIFNGLGTKGVSLAPYFACQFVNSIFNLEKLNDEVNINRYYPLYSS, encoded by the coding sequence ATGAAAGTTGATTTTATCATTGTAGGGCATGGACTGGCTTCGGTTGCTGTGGTTGAACACCTCCGGAAACACAATTCTTCTTTTGTAGTTTTCTCAGATGAAAACCCCAATTCCAGTTCTAAAGTGGCAGCAGGATTATACAATCCCGTTACAGGTAGAAAAATGAAACAAACTTGGCTGGCTGATCAACTTTTTCCCTACTTAGAAGAATTTTACGGTGATTTAGAAAAATCGCTCAATGCTGAATTTCTACATAAAAAAGCGATCTACAGACCTTTCCTATCCTTAGAAGATCAAAATGATTGGATGGCAAAACAGAACACCGATAATTATTTCATCAAAAAGACTTTCACCCAATCGCAGTATCCTAAATTTATTGCAGATGATTTCGGTGGTCTTTTACTTAATCGAAGTGGATTTTTAGATGTAAAAGAAATGCTTGATCAGCATAAAGAAAAACTAATTGAAGATGGGCAATTTATTAATGAGAAATTGGAATATGAGAAGCTAGAAGTGAAAGAAAATCAAATATTTTATAATGATATTGAAAGTGAAAAGATCATTTTTTGCGATGGGCCTTTAAGCCATAATCCATTTTTTGATTGGCTTCCAACTGCGCCCGTAAAAGGAGAAATACTTCATATAAAAATGGGAGAAACCTTACCAGAAGATGTGATTTTCAATAGAGGAGTCTTTTTAGTTAAAAATCCTCAACATGATTATTATAGAGTAGGCGCCACCTATGAGTGGAAAAACCTTGATTATGAGCCAACTGAAAAAGCTAAAAAGCAATTGACAGATAAACTCGATGATTTACTTAACGTTAATTACACCATTGTGGATCAAGTTGCGGGTATTCGGCCTGCCTCAAAAGATAGACGGCCTTTAATAGGGAACCATCCTGAAAGAAAGAATGTATTTATTTTCAATGGTTTGGGCACAAAAGGCGTATCATTAGCACCTTATTTTGCATGTCAATTTGTGAATTCAATATTTAATTTAGAAAAATTGAACGATGAAGTAAACATAAACCGTTATTATCCATTATATTCAAGTTAG